The Camelus ferus isolate YT-003-E chromosome 32, BCGSAC_Cfer_1.0, whole genome shotgun sequence genome window below encodes:
- the NEFH gene encoding neurofilament heavy polypeptide isoform X24: MSFSGADALLGAFPPLHGGGSLHYALARKGGAGGVRSAAGSSSGFHSWARTSVSSVSASPSRFRGAGAASSTDSLDTLSNGPEGYVVAAAAARSEKEQLQALNDRFAGYIDKVRQLEAHNRSLEGEAAALRQQQAGRSAMGELYEREVREMRGAVLRLGAARGQLRLEQEHLLEDIAHVRQRLDDEARQREEAEAAARALARFAQEADAARVELQKKAQALQEECGYLRRHHQEEVGELLGQIQGSGAAQAQAQAEARDALKCDVTSALREIRAQLEGHTVQSTLQSEEWFRVRLDRLSEAAKMNTDAMRSAQEEITEYRRQLQARTTELETLKSTKDSLERQRSELEDRHQADIASYQEAIQQLDAELRNTKWEMAAQLREYQDLLNVKMALDIEIAAYRKLLEGEECRIGFGPTPFSLPEVLPKIPPMTTHIKVKSEEKIKVVEKSEKETVILEEQTEEVRVTEEVTEEEEKEAKEEEAKEEEGREEAKSPPAEEAKSPAKAKSPEKAESPVEVKSPEKAKSPVKEEVKSPEKPKSPVKEEAKSPEKAKSPVEAKSPEKAKSPVKEEAKSPEKAKSPVEAKSPEKAKSPVKEEAKSPEKAKSPEKEEVKSPEKAKSPVKEEAKSPEKAKSPVKEEAKSPEKAKSPEKAKSPVKEEAKSPEKAKSPEKAKSPVKEEAKSPEKAKSPEKEEVKSPEKAKSPVKEEAKSPEKAKSPVKEEAKSPEKAKSPEKAKSPVKEEAKSPEKAKSPVKEEAKSPEKAKSPEKAKSPVKEEAKSPEKAKSPVKEDAKAPEKEVPKKEEAKSPVKEEEKPQEVKAKEPPKKVEEKAPATPKTEKDSKKDEVPKKEAPKPEVLEKKEPAVEKPKEPKAETKKEEAEDKKKATTPEKEASAKGKEEAKPKEKAEVAKKEPDDAKAKEPSKAAEKEPEKPKKEETPAAPEKKDAKEGKATEAKKPEEPSKEASTPSKAKTEKAEKSSSTDQKDSKPPEKATEEKATKGEK; encoded by the exons ATGAGCTTCAGCGGCGCGGACGCGCTGCTAGGCGCCTTCCCGCCGCTGCACGGAggcggcagcctgcactacgcgCTGGCCCGCAAGGGCGGCGCGGGCGGAGTGCGTTCTGCAGCCGGCTCCTCCAGCGGCTTCCACTCGTGGGCACGGACGTCCGTGAGCTCCGTGTCGGCCTCGCCGAGCCGCTTCCGCGGCGCAGGAGCCGCTTCCAGCACCGACTCACTAGACACGCTGAGCAACGGACCGGAGGGCTACGtagtggcggcggcggcggcgcgcagCGAGAAGGAGCAGCTGCAGGCGCTGAACGACCGCTTCGCGGGCTACATCGACAAGGTGCGGCAGCTCGAGGCACATAACCGCAGCCTGGAGGGCGAGGCGGCGGCGCTGCGGCAGCAGCAGGCTGGCCGCTCGGCCATGGGTGAGCTGTACGAGCGCGAGGTGCGCGAGATGCGCGGCGCAGTGCTGCGCTTGGGCGCGGCTCGCGGCCAGCTGCGCCTGGAGCAAGAGCACCTGCTGGAGGACATCGCGCACGTGCGCCAGCGCCTAGACGACGAGGCCCGGCAGCGCGAGGAGGCTGAGGCGGCCGCCCGCGCCCTCGCGCGCTTTGCTCAGGAGGCCGATGCGGCGCGCGTCGAGCTGCAGAAGAAAGCGCAAGCCCTGCAGGAAGAGTGCGGCTACCTGCGGCGTCACCACCAGGAGGAGGTGGGCGAGCTACTCGGCCAGATCCAGGGCAGCGGCGCCGCGCAGGCGCAAGCGCAGGCTGAAGCGCGCGACGCCCTCAAGTGCGACGTGACGTCGGCACTGCGCGAGATCCGCGCGCAGCTTGAAGGCCACACGGTGCAGAGCACGCTACAGTCCGAGGAGTGGTTCCGAG TGAGGCTGGACCGACTGTCAGAAGCAGCCAAGATGAACACAGACGCCATGCGCTCAGCACAGGAGGAGATAACTGAGTACCGGCGCCAGCTGCAGGCCAGGACCACAGAGCTGGAGACGCTCAAAAGCACCAAGGACTCGCTGGAGAGGCAGCGCTCTGAGCTGGAGGACCGTCATCAGGCTGACATCGCATCCTACCAG GAAGCCATCCAGCAGCTGGATGCTGAGCTGAGGAACACCAAGTGGGAGATGGCAGCCCAGCTCCGAGAGTACCAGGACCTGCTCAATGTCAAGATGGCTCTGGATATCGAGATTGCTGCTTACAG AAAACTCCTGGAGGGCGAAGAGTGTCGGATTGGCTTTGGCCCaactcctttctcccttccagaAGTACTCCCCAAAATCCCCCCCATGACCACTCACATAAAGGTCAAAAGCGAAGAGAAAATCAAGGTGGTAGAAaagtcagagaaggaaactgtGATTCTGGAGGAACAGACAGAGGAGGTCCGAGTGACCGAAGAAGTGactgaagaagaggagaaagaggcgAAAGAGGAGGAAGctaaggaggaggaaggaagagaagaagcaaaGTCTCCCCCAGCAGAAGAGGCCAAGTCCCCTGCCAAGGCCAAGTCCCCAGAAAAGGCTGAGTCCCCAGTGGAAGTGAAGTCACCAGAGAAGGCTAAATCTCCTGTGAAGGAAGAGGTCAAATCCCCAGAGAAACCCAAGTCCCCAGTGAAGGAAGAGGCCAAATCCCCAGAGAAGGCCAAATCCCCAGTGGAGGCCAAGTCCCCAGAGAAG GCCAAGTCCCCAGTGAAGGAAGAGGCCAAATCCCCAGAGAAGGCCAAATCCCCAGTGGAGGCCAAATCTCCAGAGAAGGCCAAGTCCCCAGTGAAGGAAGAGGCCAAATCTCCAGAGAAGGCCAAGtccccagagaaggaagaggtcAAGTCCCCAGAGAAGGCCAAGTCCCCTGTGAAGGAAGAGGCCAAATCTCCAGAGAAGGCCAAGTCCCCCGTGAAGGAAGAGGCCAAATCTCCAGAGAAGGCCAAATCCCCAGAGAAGGCCAAGTCCCCTGTGAAGGAAGAGGCCAAATCTCCAGAGAAGGCCAAGTCCCCAGAGAAG GCCAAGTCCCCTGTGAAGGAAGAGGCCAAATCTCCAGAGAAGGCCAAGtccccagagaaggaagaggtcAAGTCCCCAGAGAAGGCCAAGTCCCCCGTGAAGGAAGAGGCCAAATCCCCAGAGAAGGCCAAGTCCCCTGTGAAGGAAGAGGCCAAGTCCCCAGAGAAGGCCAAGTCCCCTGAGAAGGCCAAGTCCCCCGTGAAGGAAGAGGCCAAATCCCCAGAGAAGGCCAAGTCCCCTGTGAAGGAAGAGGCCAAGTCCCCAGAGAAGGCCAAGTCCCCTGAGAAGGCCAAGTCCCCTGTGAAGGAAGAGGCCAAATCCCCAGAGAAGGCCAAGTCTCCTGTGAAGGAGGACGCCAAGGCTCCTGAGAAGGAGGTCCCCAAGAAGGAAGAGGCAAAGTCCCctgtgaaggaggaagagaaaccgCAGGAGGTAAAAGCCAAAGAGCCCCCAAAGAAGGTGGAGGAGAAAGCTCCAGCCACACCAAAAACTGAGAAGGACAGCAAGAAAGATGAGGTGCCCAAGAAAGAGGCTCCAAAGCCCGAGGTGCTGGAGAAGAAGGAGCCTGCTGTGGAGAAGCCCAAAGAACCCAAAGCTGAAACCAAGAAGGAAGAGGctgaagataagaaaaaagcaacaacTCCAGAGAAGGAGGCTTCTGccaaggggaaggaagaggccaaACCCAAAGAGAAGGCTGAGGTGGCCAAGAAGGAACCAGATGATGCCAAGGCCAAAGAACCCAGCAAAGCAGCAGAGAAGGAGCCAGAAAAGCCAAAGAAGGAAGAGACGCCAGCAGCACCTGAGAAAAAAGACGCCAAGGAGGGGAAGGCCACAGAGGCCAAGAAGCCTGAGGAGCCCAGCAAGGAGGCCTCCACACCCAGCAAAGCCAAGACGGAAAAGGCCGAGAAGTCCTCTAGCACAGACCAGAAAGATAGCAAGCCTCCAGAGAAGGCCACAGAAGAGAAGGCCACCAAGGGGGAGAAGTAA
- the NEFH gene encoding neurofilament heavy polypeptide isoform X22 yields MSFSGADALLGAFPPLHGGGSLHYALARKGGAGGVRSAAGSSSGFHSWARTSVSSVSASPSRFRGAGAASSTDSLDTLSNGPEGYVVAAAAARSEKEQLQALNDRFAGYIDKVRQLEAHNRSLEGEAAALRQQQAGRSAMGELYEREVREMRGAVLRLGAARGQLRLEQEHLLEDIAHVRQRLDDEARQREEAEAAARALARFAQEADAARVELQKKAQALQEECGYLRRHHQEEVGELLGQIQGSGAAQAQAQAEARDALKCDVTSALREIRAQLEGHTVQSTLQSEEWFRVRLDRLSEAAKMNTDAMRSAQEEITEYRRQLQARTTELETLKSTKDSLERQRSELEDRHQADIASYQEAIQQLDAELRNTKWEMAAQLREYQDLLNVKMALDIEIAAYRKLLEGEECRIGFGPTPFSLPEVLPKIPPMTTHIKVKSEEKIKVVEKSEKETVILEEQTEEVRVTEEVTEEEEKEAKEEEAKEEEGREEAKSPPAEEAKSPAKAKSPEKAESPVEVKSPEKAKSPVKEEVKSPEKPKSPVKEEAKSPEKAKSPVEAKSPEKAKSPVKEEAKSPEKAKSPVKEEAKSPEKAKSPVKEEAKSPEKAKSPEKAKSPVKEEAKSPEKAKSPEKAKSPVKEEAKSPEKAKSPVKEEAKSPEKAKSPVEVKSPEKAKSPVKEEAKSPEKAKSPVKEEAKSPEKAKSPEKEEVKSPEKAKSPVKEEAKSPEKAKSPVKEEAKSPEKAKSPEKAKSPVKEEAKSPEKAKSPVKEEAKSPEKAKSPEKAKSPVKEEAKSPEKAKSPVKEDAKAPEKEVPKKEEAKSPVKEEEKPQEVKAKEPPKKVEEKAPATPKTEKDSKKDEVPKKEAPKPEVLEKKEPAVEKPKEPKAETKKEEAEDKKKATTPEKEASAKGKEEAKPKEKAEVAKKEPDDAKAKEPSKAAEKEPEKPKKEETPAAPEKKDAKEGKATEAKKPEEPSKEASTPSKAKTEKAEKSSSTDQKDSKPPEKATEEKATKGEK; encoded by the exons ATGAGCTTCAGCGGCGCGGACGCGCTGCTAGGCGCCTTCCCGCCGCTGCACGGAggcggcagcctgcactacgcgCTGGCCCGCAAGGGCGGCGCGGGCGGAGTGCGTTCTGCAGCCGGCTCCTCCAGCGGCTTCCACTCGTGGGCACGGACGTCCGTGAGCTCCGTGTCGGCCTCGCCGAGCCGCTTCCGCGGCGCAGGAGCCGCTTCCAGCACCGACTCACTAGACACGCTGAGCAACGGACCGGAGGGCTACGtagtggcggcggcggcggcgcgcagCGAGAAGGAGCAGCTGCAGGCGCTGAACGACCGCTTCGCGGGCTACATCGACAAGGTGCGGCAGCTCGAGGCACATAACCGCAGCCTGGAGGGCGAGGCGGCGGCGCTGCGGCAGCAGCAGGCTGGCCGCTCGGCCATGGGTGAGCTGTACGAGCGCGAGGTGCGCGAGATGCGCGGCGCAGTGCTGCGCTTGGGCGCGGCTCGCGGCCAGCTGCGCCTGGAGCAAGAGCACCTGCTGGAGGACATCGCGCACGTGCGCCAGCGCCTAGACGACGAGGCCCGGCAGCGCGAGGAGGCTGAGGCGGCCGCCCGCGCCCTCGCGCGCTTTGCTCAGGAGGCCGATGCGGCGCGCGTCGAGCTGCAGAAGAAAGCGCAAGCCCTGCAGGAAGAGTGCGGCTACCTGCGGCGTCACCACCAGGAGGAGGTGGGCGAGCTACTCGGCCAGATCCAGGGCAGCGGCGCCGCGCAGGCGCAAGCGCAGGCTGAAGCGCGCGACGCCCTCAAGTGCGACGTGACGTCGGCACTGCGCGAGATCCGCGCGCAGCTTGAAGGCCACACGGTGCAGAGCACGCTACAGTCCGAGGAGTGGTTCCGAG TGAGGCTGGACCGACTGTCAGAAGCAGCCAAGATGAACACAGACGCCATGCGCTCAGCACAGGAGGAGATAACTGAGTACCGGCGCCAGCTGCAGGCCAGGACCACAGAGCTGGAGACGCTCAAAAGCACCAAGGACTCGCTGGAGAGGCAGCGCTCTGAGCTGGAGGACCGTCATCAGGCTGACATCGCATCCTACCAG GAAGCCATCCAGCAGCTGGATGCTGAGCTGAGGAACACCAAGTGGGAGATGGCAGCCCAGCTCCGAGAGTACCAGGACCTGCTCAATGTCAAGATGGCTCTGGATATCGAGATTGCTGCTTACAG AAAACTCCTGGAGGGCGAAGAGTGTCGGATTGGCTTTGGCCCaactcctttctcccttccagaAGTACTCCCCAAAATCCCCCCCATGACCACTCACATAAAGGTCAAAAGCGAAGAGAAAATCAAGGTGGTAGAAaagtcagagaaggaaactgtGATTCTGGAGGAACAGACAGAGGAGGTCCGAGTGACCGAAGAAGTGactgaagaagaggagaaagaggcgAAAGAGGAGGAAGctaaggaggaggaaggaagagaagaagcaaaGTCTCCCCCAGCAGAAGAGGCCAAGTCCCCTGCCAAGGCCAAGTCCCCAGAAAAGGCTGAGTCCCCAGTGGAAGTGAAGTCACCAGAGAAGGCTAAATCTCCTGTGAAGGAAGAGGTCAAATCCCCAGAGAAACCCAAGTCCCCAGTGAAGGAAGAGGCCAAATCCCCAGAGAAGGCCAAATCCCCAGTGGAGGCCAAGTCCCCAGAGAAGGCCAAGTCCCCAGTGAAGGAAGAG GCCAAGTCCCCAGAGAAGGCCAAGTCCCCTGTGAAGGAAGAGGCCAAATCTCCAGAGAAGGCCAAGTCCCCTGTGAAGGAAGAGGCCAAATCTCCAGAGAAGGCCAAGTCCCCAGAGAAGGCCAAGTCCCCTGTGAAGGAAGAGGCCAAATCTCCAGAGAAGGCCAAGTCCCCAGAGAAGGCCAAGTCCCCTGTGAAGGAAGAGGCCAAATCTCCAGAGAAGGCCAAGTCCCCCGTGAAGGAAGAGGCCAAATCCCCAGAGAAGGCCAAATCCCCAGTGGAGGTCAAGTCCCCAGAGAAGGCCAAGTCCCCTGTGAAGGAAGAGGCCAAATCCCCAGAGAAGGCCAAGTCCCCTGTGAAGGAAGAGGCCAAATCTCCAGAGAAGGCCAAGtccccagagaaggaagaggtcAAGTCCCCAGAGAAGGCCAAGTCCCCCGTGAAGGAAGAGGCCAAATCCCCAGAGAAGGCCAAGTCCCCTGTGAAGGAAGAGGCCAAGTCCCCAGAGAAGGCCAAGTCCCCTGAGAAGGCCAAGTCCCCCGTGAAGGAAGAGGCCAAATCCCCAGAGAAGGCCAAGTCCCCTGTGAAGGAAGAGGCCAAGTCCCCAGAGAAGGCCAAGTCCCCTGAGAAGGCCAAGTCCCCTGTGAAGGAAGAGGCCAAATCCCCAGAGAAGGCCAAGTCTCCTGTGAAGGAGGACGCCAAGGCTCCTGAGAAGGAGGTCCCCAAGAAGGAAGAGGCAAAGTCCCctgtgaaggaggaagagaaaccgCAGGAGGTAAAAGCCAAAGAGCCCCCAAAGAAGGTGGAGGAGAAAGCTCCAGCCACACCAAAAACTGAGAAGGACAGCAAGAAAGATGAGGTGCCCAAGAAAGAGGCTCCAAAGCCCGAGGTGCTGGAGAAGAAGGAGCCTGCTGTGGAGAAGCCCAAAGAACCCAAAGCTGAAACCAAGAAGGAAGAGGctgaagataagaaaaaagcaacaacTCCAGAGAAGGAGGCTTCTGccaaggggaaggaagaggccaaACCCAAAGAGAAGGCTGAGGTGGCCAAGAAGGAACCAGATGATGCCAAGGCCAAAGAACCCAGCAAAGCAGCAGAGAAGGAGCCAGAAAAGCCAAAGAAGGAAGAGACGCCAGCAGCACCTGAGAAAAAAGACGCCAAGGAGGGGAAGGCCACAGAGGCCAAGAAGCCTGAGGAGCCCAGCAAGGAGGCCTCCACACCCAGCAAAGCCAAGACGGAAAAGGCCGAGAAGTCCTCTAGCACAGACCAGAAAGATAGCAAGCCTCCAGAGAAGGCCACAGAAGAGAAGGCCACCAAGGGGGAGAAGTAA
- the NEFH gene encoding neurofilament heavy polypeptide isoform X9, with the protein MSFSGADALLGAFPPLHGGGSLHYALARKGGAGGVRSAAGSSSGFHSWARTSVSSVSASPSRFRGAGAASSTDSLDTLSNGPEGYVVAAAAARSEKEQLQALNDRFAGYIDKVRQLEAHNRSLEGEAAALRQQQAGRSAMGELYEREVREMRGAVLRLGAARGQLRLEQEHLLEDIAHVRQRLDDEARQREEAEAAARALARFAQEADAARVELQKKAQALQEECGYLRRHHQEEVGELLGQIQGSGAAQAQAQAEARDALKCDVTSALREIRAQLEGHTVQSTLQSEEWFRVRLDRLSEAAKMNTDAMRSAQEEITEYRRQLQARTTELETLKSTKDSLERQRSELEDRHQADIASYQEAIQQLDAELRNTKWEMAAQLREYQDLLNVKMALDIEIAAYRKLLEGEECRIGFGPTPFSLPEVLPKIPPMTTHIKVKSEEKIKVVEKSEKETVILEEQTEEVRVTEEVTEEEEKEAKEEEAKEEEGREEAKSPPAEEAKSPAKAKSPEKAESPVEVKSPEKAKSPVKEEVKSPEKPKSPVKEEAKSPEKAKSPVEAKSPEKAKSPVKEEAKSPEKAKSPVEAKSPEKAKSPVKEEAKSPEKAKSPEKEEVKSPEKAKSPVKEEAKSPEKAKSPVKEEAKSPEKAKSPEKAKSPVKEEAKSPEKAKSPEKAKSPVKEEAKSPEKAKSPVKEEAKSPEKAKSPEKAKSPVKEEAKSPEKAKSPVKEEAKSPEKAKSPVEVKSPEKAKSPVKEEAKSPEKAKSPVKEEAKSPEKAKSPEKEEVKSPEKAKSPVKEEAKSPEKAKSPVKEEAKSPEKAKSPEKAKSPVKEEAKSPEKAKSPVKEEAKSPEKAKSPEKAKSPVKEEAKSPEKAKSPVKEDAKAPEKEVPKKEEAKSPVKEEEKPQEVKAKEPPKKVEEKAPATPKTEKDSKKDEVPKKEAPKPEVLEKKEPAVEKPKEPKAETKKEEAEDKKKATTPEKEASAKGKEEAKPKEKAEVAKKEPDDAKAKEPSKAAEKEPEKPKKEETPAAPEKKDAKEGKATEAKKPEEPSKEASTPSKAKTEKAEKSSSTDQKDSKPPEKATEEKATKGEK; encoded by the exons ATGAGCTTCAGCGGCGCGGACGCGCTGCTAGGCGCCTTCCCGCCGCTGCACGGAggcggcagcctgcactacgcgCTGGCCCGCAAGGGCGGCGCGGGCGGAGTGCGTTCTGCAGCCGGCTCCTCCAGCGGCTTCCACTCGTGGGCACGGACGTCCGTGAGCTCCGTGTCGGCCTCGCCGAGCCGCTTCCGCGGCGCAGGAGCCGCTTCCAGCACCGACTCACTAGACACGCTGAGCAACGGACCGGAGGGCTACGtagtggcggcggcggcggcgcgcagCGAGAAGGAGCAGCTGCAGGCGCTGAACGACCGCTTCGCGGGCTACATCGACAAGGTGCGGCAGCTCGAGGCACATAACCGCAGCCTGGAGGGCGAGGCGGCGGCGCTGCGGCAGCAGCAGGCTGGCCGCTCGGCCATGGGTGAGCTGTACGAGCGCGAGGTGCGCGAGATGCGCGGCGCAGTGCTGCGCTTGGGCGCGGCTCGCGGCCAGCTGCGCCTGGAGCAAGAGCACCTGCTGGAGGACATCGCGCACGTGCGCCAGCGCCTAGACGACGAGGCCCGGCAGCGCGAGGAGGCTGAGGCGGCCGCCCGCGCCCTCGCGCGCTTTGCTCAGGAGGCCGATGCGGCGCGCGTCGAGCTGCAGAAGAAAGCGCAAGCCCTGCAGGAAGAGTGCGGCTACCTGCGGCGTCACCACCAGGAGGAGGTGGGCGAGCTACTCGGCCAGATCCAGGGCAGCGGCGCCGCGCAGGCGCAAGCGCAGGCTGAAGCGCGCGACGCCCTCAAGTGCGACGTGACGTCGGCACTGCGCGAGATCCGCGCGCAGCTTGAAGGCCACACGGTGCAGAGCACGCTACAGTCCGAGGAGTGGTTCCGAG TGAGGCTGGACCGACTGTCAGAAGCAGCCAAGATGAACACAGACGCCATGCGCTCAGCACAGGAGGAGATAACTGAGTACCGGCGCCAGCTGCAGGCCAGGACCACAGAGCTGGAGACGCTCAAAAGCACCAAGGACTCGCTGGAGAGGCAGCGCTCTGAGCTGGAGGACCGTCATCAGGCTGACATCGCATCCTACCAG GAAGCCATCCAGCAGCTGGATGCTGAGCTGAGGAACACCAAGTGGGAGATGGCAGCCCAGCTCCGAGAGTACCAGGACCTGCTCAATGTCAAGATGGCTCTGGATATCGAGATTGCTGCTTACAG AAAACTCCTGGAGGGCGAAGAGTGTCGGATTGGCTTTGGCCCaactcctttctcccttccagaAGTACTCCCCAAAATCCCCCCCATGACCACTCACATAAAGGTCAAAAGCGAAGAGAAAATCAAGGTGGTAGAAaagtcagagaaggaaactgtGATTCTGGAGGAACAGACAGAGGAGGTCCGAGTGACCGAAGAAGTGactgaagaagaggagaaagaggcgAAAGAGGAGGAAGctaaggaggaggaaggaagagaagaagcaaaGTCTCCCCCAGCAGAAGAGGCCAAGTCCCCTGCCAAGGCCAAGTCCCCAGAAAAGGCTGAGTCCCCAGTGGAAGTGAAGTCACCAGAGAAGGCTAAATCTCCTGTGAAGGAAGAGGTCAAATCCCCAGAGAAACCCAAGTCCCCAGTGAAGGAAGAGGCCAAATCCCCAGAGAAGGCCAAATCCCCAGTGGAGGCCAAGTCCCCAGAGAAG GCCAAGTCCCCAGTGAAGGAAGAGGCCAAATCCCCAGAGAAGGCCAAATCCCCAGTGGAGGCCAAATCTCCAGAGAAGGCCAAGTCCCCAGTGAAGGAAGAGGCCAAATCTCCAGAGAAGGCCAAGtccccagagaaggaagaggtcAAGTCCCCAGAGAAGGCCAAGTCCCCTGTGAAGGAAGAGGCCAAATCTCCAGAGAAGGCCAAGTCCCCCGTGAAGGAAGAGGCCAAATCTCCAGAGAAGGCCAAATCCCCAGAGAAGGCCAAGTCCCCTGTGAAGGAAGAGGCCAAATCTCCAGAGAAGGCCAAGTCCCCAGAGAAGGCCAAGTCCCCTGTGAAGGAAGAGGCCAAATCTCCAGAGAAG GCCAAGTCCCCTGTGAAGGAAGAGGCCAAATCTCCAGAGAAGGCCAAGTCCCCAGAGAAGGCCAAGTCCCCTGTGAAGGAAGAGGCCAAATCTCCAGAGAAGGCCAAGTCCCCCGTGAAGGAAGAGGCCAAATCCCCAGAGAAGGCCAAATCCCCAGTGGAGGTCAAGTCCCCAGAGAAGGCCAAGTCCCCTGTGAAGGAAGAGGCCAAATCCCCAGAGAAGGCCAAGTCCCCTGTGAAGGAAGAGGCCAAATCTCCAGAGAAGGCCAAGtccccagagaaggaagaggtcAAGTCCCCAGAGAAGGCCAAGTCCCCCGTGAAGGAAGAGGCCAAATCCCCAGAGAAGGCCAAGTCCCCTGTGAAGGAAGAGGCCAAGTCCCCAGAGAAGGCCAAGTCCCCTGAGAAGGCCAAGTCCCCCGTGAAGGAAGAGGCCAAATCCCCAGAGAAGGCCAAGTCCCCTGTGAAGGAAGAGGCCAAGTCCCCAGAGAAGGCCAAGTCCCCTGAGAAGGCCAAGTCCCCTGTGAAGGAAGAGGCCAAATCCCCAGAGAAGGCCAAGTCTCCTGTGAAGGAGGACGCCAAGGCTCCTGAGAAGGAGGTCCCCAAGAAGGAAGAGGCAAAGTCCCctgtgaaggaggaagagaaaccgCAGGAGGTAAAAGCCAAAGAGCCCCCAAAGAAGGTGGAGGAGAAAGCTCCAGCCACACCAAAAACTGAGAAGGACAGCAAGAAAGATGAGGTGCCCAAGAAAGAGGCTCCAAAGCCCGAGGTGCTGGAGAAGAAGGAGCCTGCTGTGGAGAAGCCCAAAGAACCCAAAGCTGAAACCAAGAAGGAAGAGGctgaagataagaaaaaagcaacaacTCCAGAGAAGGAGGCTTCTGccaaggggaaggaagaggccaaACCCAAAGAGAAGGCTGAGGTGGCCAAGAAGGAACCAGATGATGCCAAGGCCAAAGAACCCAGCAAAGCAGCAGAGAAGGAGCCAGAAAAGCCAAAGAAGGAAGAGACGCCAGCAGCACCTGAGAAAAAAGACGCCAAGGAGGGGAAGGCCACAGAGGCCAAGAAGCCTGAGGAGCCCAGCAAGGAGGCCTCCACACCCAGCAAAGCCAAGACGGAAAAGGCCGAGAAGTCCTCTAGCACAGACCAGAAAGATAGCAAGCCTCCAGAGAAGGCCACAGAAGAGAAGGCCACCAAGGGGGAGAAGTAA